One part of the Amaranthus tricolor cultivar Red isolate AtriRed21 chromosome 16, ASM2621246v1, whole genome shotgun sequence genome encodes these proteins:
- the LOC130802765 gene encoding CDP-diacylglycerol--inositol 3-phosphatidyltransferase 1-like isoform X2, translating into MSDRTKPKMLTIYLYVPNIIGYIRVLMNCLAFAICFSHKGIFSILYFVSFVCDGIDGWFARKLNQVSTFGAVLDMVTDRISTACLLVILSQIYSPGLVFLSLLALDIASHWFQMYSTFLSGKSSHKDVKDSSSWLFRLYYGNRMFMAFCCVSCEVLYIILFLLAKRQSEDLIDVLVSSGRQSLALFILIVLALFGWAVKQTINVIQECSNSFSRHG; encoded by the exons ATGTCCGACAGAACAAAGCCGAAGATGTTGACTATATATCTCTATGTGCCTAACATTATTG GATACATTAGAGTTCTTATGAATTGCTTAGCATTTGCAATATGCTTTTCTCATAAAGGCATTTTCTCAATTCTGTACTTTGTAAG CTTTGTATGTGATGGTATAGATGGCTGGTTTGCTCGTAAACTTAATCAAG TATCAACATTTGGTGCTGTCTTGGACATGGTGACGGATAG GATTAGTACTGCTTGTCTTTTAGTCATACTGTCCCAAATATATAG TCCTGGTTTGGTCTTCTTATCATTGCTTGCGTTGGACATTGCAAGCCATTGGTTCCAAATGTATAG TACTTTTTTGTCAGGCAAATCTAGCCATAAAGATGTGAAAGATAGCTCTAGCTGGCTGTTCAGGTTATATTATGGAAACAGAATGTTCATGGCATTCTGTTGTGTCTCATGTGAG GTTCTATACATAATCCTTTTTCTGCTAGCAAAGAGACAAAGTGAAGATTTAATTGAT GTTCTAGTTTCTTCTGGAAGACAAAGCTTGGCTCTTTTTATCTTAATAGTTCTAGCTCTGTTTGGATGGGCAGTTAAGCAAACAATCAATGTAATACAG GAATGCTCAAACAGTTTCTCTCGGCATGGCTGA
- the LOC130802765 gene encoding CDP-diacylglycerol--inositol 3-phosphatidyltransferase 1-like isoform X3, whose translation MMSSIFDVLIGSWVLNFTTCGCSFVCDGIDGWFARKLNQVSTFGAVLDMVTDRISTACLLVILSQIYSPGLVFLSLLALDIASHWFQMYSTFLSGKSSHKDVKDSSSWLFRLYYGNRMFMAFCCVSCEVLYIILFLLAKRQSEDLIDVLVSSGRQSLALFILIVLALFGWAVKQTINVIQLKTAADACVLHDINRKQKQKQKQKQ comes from the exons ATGATGAGTTCAATTTTCGATGTGTTGATTGGATCTTGGGTGCTAAATTTTACCACATGTGGTTGCAGCTTTGTATGTGATGGTATAGATGGCTGGTTTGCTCGTAAACTTAATCAAG TATCAACATTTGGTGCTGTCTTGGACATGGTGACGGATAG GATTAGTACTGCTTGTCTTTTAGTCATACTGTCCCAAATATATAG TCCTGGTTTGGTCTTCTTATCATTGCTTGCGTTGGACATTGCAAGCCATTGGTTCCAAATGTATAG TACTTTTTTGTCAGGCAAATCTAGCCATAAAGATGTGAAAGATAGCTCTAGCTGGCTGTTCAGGTTATATTATGGAAACAGAATGTTCATGGCATTCTGTTGTGTCTCATGTGAG GTTCTATACATAATCCTTTTTCTGCTAGCAAAGAGACAAAGTGAAGATTTAATTGAT GTTCTAGTTTCTTCTGGAAGACAAAGCTTGGCTCTTTTTATCTTAATAGTTCTAGCTCTGTTTGGATGGGCAGTTAAGCAAACAATCAATGTAATACAG CTAAAGACCGCAGCTGATGCATGCGTTCTGCACGACATAAACAGAAAGCAGAAGCAGAAGCAGAAGCAGAAGCAGTAA
- the LOC130802765 gene encoding CDP-diacylglycerol--inositol 3-phosphatidyltransferase 1-like isoform X1: protein MSDRTKPKMLTIYLYVPNIIGYIRVLMNCLAFAICFSHKGIFSILYFVSFVCDGIDGWFARKLNQVSTFGAVLDMVTDRISTACLLVILSQIYSPGLVFLSLLALDIASHWFQMYSTFLSGKSSHKDVKDSSSWLFRLYYGNRMFMAFCCVSCEVLYIILFLLAKRQSEDLIDVLVSSGRQSLALFILIVLALFGWAVKQTINVIQLKTAADACVLHDINRKQKQKQKQKQ, encoded by the exons ATGTCCGACAGAACAAAGCCGAAGATGTTGACTATATATCTCTATGTGCCTAACATTATTG GATACATTAGAGTTCTTATGAATTGCTTAGCATTTGCAATATGCTTTTCTCATAAAGGCATTTTCTCAATTCTGTACTTTGTAAG CTTTGTATGTGATGGTATAGATGGCTGGTTTGCTCGTAAACTTAATCAAG TATCAACATTTGGTGCTGTCTTGGACATGGTGACGGATAG GATTAGTACTGCTTGTCTTTTAGTCATACTGTCCCAAATATATAG TCCTGGTTTGGTCTTCTTATCATTGCTTGCGTTGGACATTGCAAGCCATTGGTTCCAAATGTATAG TACTTTTTTGTCAGGCAAATCTAGCCATAAAGATGTGAAAGATAGCTCTAGCTGGCTGTTCAGGTTATATTATGGAAACAGAATGTTCATGGCATTCTGTTGTGTCTCATGTGAG GTTCTATACATAATCCTTTTTCTGCTAGCAAAGAGACAAAGTGAAGATTTAATTGAT GTTCTAGTTTCTTCTGGAAGACAAAGCTTGGCTCTTTTTATCTTAATAGTTCTAGCTCTGTTTGGATGGGCAGTTAAGCAAACAATCAATGTAATACAG CTAAAGACCGCAGCTGATGCATGCGTTCTGCACGACATAAACAGAAAGCAGAAGCAGAAGCAGAAGCAGAAGCAGTAA